In the Salmo trutta chromosome 13, fSalTru1.1, whole genome shotgun sequence genome, CCTCATTGCCAATTTTCACTGTGATCTGGCAGAGTGGCAGAACGTGACCATCCACGGAGGGACCTGGACACGCAGGTGTGGCAATGTACGTTTCAGTTTCCCCCCCTGCAGTCTTGCTAGGCGCCAGGCTCTCATCCCCTGGCATAAAAAGCTGACTGGTCATGGCTTCAATTCTCTGTGCTGCAGCTGAGAGCTCACATAGCCTGTTCAGAGAGCTGGATGGGTCGATTTTTAGGAACGGTATATTATGACTGTTGCCCTCCAGGTTCTTAATCCCTTGGAATGCGGCACCATCTCCATAGTCCAGTGGAGGGGACTCCCCACCTGCCTGCATTATGGCCAAGGGGGTTGTATAGCTATATGGAGGCCCATTAAGTTCGGAGTGAGAGGCCTGTTTTCCTGTGCCTGCATCTTGGTCTACATCTTGGTCACAAGGCTGATCAAAACTGATGCGTGGCATTACTGATGCTACCACTTTTGGAGTGGCCATGAATGTCACAGGCATTGAGAATAAAGCAGCATCTTGCTTACCCATAGTGCCAACATCTTCAAATGGAAGGATGGGAGAGCTGCAGCCCAACGGGGCCTGCTCGCTGCCCTCCAGCTCCTCTGAATAGGTCTGACTGTAAGTCTTATACCGTCTCTTTCTAAACTTCATAGGCAGAAGCCTGTAGAGTTTAATGGGGTAAACGCTGCCCTTAAATCCACCATTTGCTGACTTCTTACTCACAGACAATCTGGGATCGATTCCGTGGAAGGCCTTCTGGTGGTTCTTTAGGATGTAGTAGGTCATGAAGGTCTCTAAGCAGAAGATGCACTGGTAGCGGCGCTCACCTGTGTGCCAGATCTCGTGTTTGGTGCGATACTCGGCTAGGGCAAACACTTTATTGCAGTAGTGACAGGGGTACGCCCTCTGCCAGGAGTGCACATTCTCGTGGCGCTTCAGACTGGAGATGGTCACATATGCCCGTTTACACACACTGCAGTTATAGACCCTCTGGCCTCCACTAGGTTTCACTAACCTATCTAAAGCCTGCAGTGTTTTTGAGGTGGGGATCATTTGGAGGCTGGTTGGAAGGAAAGGGTCAGGGAGTTCAGGAGGATATAACTGGACATCAGTTGCTGTATTGTCCATGCTTGGCATGCTGTCTGAATAATGGTCTGCCCCGTCCTCTTTGCCTTGGGGCTCGTGTTCAGGCGAGCCCCTCTGTGCTTTCGGGCACACCGTCTCGTGGTTCCGCAACCGCTTCAAATGCATGAACTTCCTGCAACAAAACTTGCAAAACAAATGACTGACAAACCTTTTtttgtgcatttctgtgtgtACGGTGAGAAGTGCTTTATTGGTGAATATCTCTGGACAGTGCTCACAGCCATAGATTGATATGCTATCTTCCGTGTGGGGTGAAAGTGGAGGTGGGTCCAGCTCCCTGTAGCCATTATCCATGGCTAGAGGAAGCTCATTGGCCCTGCTTGTATGCACATCTGTCTGCGGGTATAATGACGGAGGTGACGTTCCCACAGGTTGTACAGTGGGCTTTATTAATGCTGGGCTGCTTCCAGTAGGATGCACAGGTTCAAGTGCTACAGCCAGTGTTGGAGGTGTGCTTTTACTCAAGGCGGCTCGCAGTCTGTGGCGCTTTTTGAGTGGGCCACTGTTCCTGTTGGCCAGTTGCCTTGATTGGGACTGTGTGGGTTTGGTGCCCTTCTTGTTGTCCTCCTGGTTGCCAGCCCTGTGCTCAGGGGCCCTGGGTCCCTGGCTGATGACTGCGTAGGAGTGCTCTGACAGCGCCTGCATGGGCTCATTGTCCATCGCGAGGGGGCAGGGGGCAGGGCAGGCTGCTGGGGTCTGTCCAAGGTCAGGTGACTGCCTCTCCCCACTGTGCAGGTCAAGTGGGGTGAAGAGGTTATTCCCGGGACCCACCTCAGTGATAGAGAAAGCATTGGTGATCCGTGGGCCTCTTGCACTGTCTGGCTGATCTGGCCTGGAGGTCTCCTTTTTCGCTTTACGGGGCCCACGGGCCTTACTACGGCCTGTGGTCTTAGCAGGGTTGGTTGAGGTCTGGATCTTTGGCCCACCTGAGCCCTGCCTGTCTTGTTCCACCAGTTTCTCTAAGAAGGGAATCCCCAGTCTTTTTCCAGCTGCCATCAGGCATCTAGTGTTCTCTGTGCTAGGTGAGGATGTGACCTTGGAACAGTAGATGAGGTTGAGGATGCTGGCGAACACCTCAGACCTCAGGTCCATGAGCTCCAGCACCTGGCTGGAAGTCCACACCTCAGGGGAGGTGAAGGCGCTGCGGAAGTATCCGCTGCAGGCAGCCAGGATGTTCCGGTGGGCCCGGAACTTGACATCCTCCACCACGATGGTGACATCACAGAAGAGGCCCTGGGAGCGCTGCTCGTTGAGCCTGCTGAGGAGCGCCTGGGGATGGGAGCTATCCACCAGGCCCTGGGTGCAGGGAGACGCCACCGTCATCTGCAGAGAGGACATAAAGGAAACAGGCATTCTAATTGGCTTCAAAACATTGATAGTCAATTGCTAATGCACATTGCTTATATTCACAATATAAAATATGAACACATTCATTACATTTAGATGGCACTTGCAACATCAGGGTTGTGGGCTCGATTCCCACGGGCGAGAAGTAT is a window encoding:
- the LOC115206147 gene encoding zinc finger and BTB domain-containing protein 38 isoform X2, with the protein product MTVASPCTQGLVDSSHPQALLSRLNEQRSQGLFCDVTIVVEDVKFRAHRNILAACSGYFRSAFTSPEVWTSSQVLELMDLRSEVFASILNLIYCSKVTSSPSTENTRCLMAAGKRLGIPFLEKLVEQDRQGSGGPKIQTSTNPAKTTGRSKARGPRKAKKETSRPDQPDSARGPRITNAFSITEVGPGNNLFTPLDLHSGERQSPDLGQTPAACPAPCPLAMDNEPMQALSEHSYAVISQGPRAPEHRAGNQEDNKKGTKPTQSQSRQLANRNSGPLKKRHRLRAALSKSTPPTLAVALEPVHPTGSSPALIKPTVQPVGTSPPSLYPQTDVHTSRANELPLAMDNGYRELDPPPLSPHTEDSISIYGCEHCPEIFTNKALLTVHTEMHKKRFVSHLFCKFCCRKFMHLKRLRNHETVCPKAQRGSPEHEPQGKEDGADHYSDSMPSMDNTATDVQLYPPELPDPFLPTSLQMIPTSKTLQALDRLVKPSGGQRVYNCSVCKRAYVTISSLKRHENVHSWQRAYPCHYCNKVFALAEYRTKHEIWHTGERRYQCIFCLETFMTYYILKNHQKAFHGIDPRLSVSKKSANGGFKGSVYPIKLYRLLPMKFRKRRYKTYSQTYSEELEGSEQAPLGCSSPILPFEDVGTMGKQDAALFSMPVTFMATPKVVASVMPRISFDQPCDQDVDQDAGTGKQASHSELNGPPYSYTTPLAIMQAGGESPPLDYGDGAAFQGIKNLEGNSHNIPFLKIDPSSSLNRLCELSAAAQRIEAMTSQLFMPGDESLAPSKTAGGETETYIATPACPGPSVDGHVLPLCQITVKIGNEAIIRRRIKGSKLFPRKRKRSSGSQVEERCRDQGRPAEGSMESSSLRFRTEVTSVIEPEPCDDHTDRDTADKLWRPYYSYKPKKKSKKLRSKHRKERRRLRYSMTSSIVPRARKDYLDKGCRSAEHSISIEGTELKQRLRNTSPKTTYTCDICASTFITASGLRAHVIGCHPTFCRTCAKQCPPRETSSASCKTAEDSRDYICKSCMENGSCFDNCARSPSTEKRYRCSFCPQRFLYLATKKSHEKKHKETAGKGYSKDDYPTVPKRPATLDLGLNLKKLVIKTEEGEDQYSIDKESKAPAGSLGSFSTEKIEPKHEEWEDTGDYMSVAPKREHPFRINSDGHYQKERNSNMKTPMSPPCTDTFSLSPSEMRYRKLSPSEKQYRKSKKRFEHKQQHQKSLTSKRQKQVDFMGRETPSHKAPLTTPGEDSHFSYGQSSSTHLKQDSVTRGTTRSSPKSEKCTHSVKRSPLYKDNTYHSGGKYF
- the LOC115206147 gene encoding zinc finger and BTB domain-containing protein 38 isoform X1, with protein sequence MATMNQQMTVASPCTQGLVDSSHPQALLSRLNEQRSQGLFCDVTIVVEDVKFRAHRNILAACSGYFRSAFTSPEVWTSSQVLELMDLRSEVFASILNLIYCSKVTSSPSTENTRCLMAAGKRLGIPFLEKLVEQDRQGSGGPKIQTSTNPAKTTGRSKARGPRKAKKETSRPDQPDSARGPRITNAFSITEVGPGNNLFTPLDLHSGERQSPDLGQTPAACPAPCPLAMDNEPMQALSEHSYAVISQGPRAPEHRAGNQEDNKKGTKPTQSQSRQLANRNSGPLKKRHRLRAALSKSTPPTLAVALEPVHPTGSSPALIKPTVQPVGTSPPSLYPQTDVHTSRANELPLAMDNGYRELDPPPLSPHTEDSISIYGCEHCPEIFTNKALLTVHTEMHKKRFVSHLFCKFCCRKFMHLKRLRNHETVCPKAQRGSPEHEPQGKEDGADHYSDSMPSMDNTATDVQLYPPELPDPFLPTSLQMIPTSKTLQALDRLVKPSGGQRVYNCSVCKRAYVTISSLKRHENVHSWQRAYPCHYCNKVFALAEYRTKHEIWHTGERRYQCIFCLETFMTYYILKNHQKAFHGIDPRLSVSKKSANGGFKGSVYPIKLYRLLPMKFRKRRYKTYSQTYSEELEGSEQAPLGCSSPILPFEDVGTMGKQDAALFSMPVTFMATPKVVASVMPRISFDQPCDQDVDQDAGTGKQASHSELNGPPYSYTTPLAIMQAGGESPPLDYGDGAAFQGIKNLEGNSHNIPFLKIDPSSSLNRLCELSAAAQRIEAMTSQLFMPGDESLAPSKTAGGETETYIATPACPGPSVDGHVLPLCQITVKIGNEAIIRRRIKGSKLFPRKRKRSSGSQVEERCRDQGRPAEGSMESSSLRFRTEVTSVIEPEPCDDHTDRDTADKLWRPYYSYKPKKKSKKLRSKHRKERRRLRYSMTSSIVPRARKDYLDKGCRSAEHSISIEGTELKQRLRNTSPKTTYTCDICASTFITASGLRAHVIGCHPTFCRTCAKQCPPRETSSASCKTAEDSRDYICKSCMENGSCFDNCARSPSTEKRYRCSFCPQRFLYLATKKSHEKKHKETAGKGYSKDDYPTVPKRPATLDLGLNLKKLVIKTEEGEDQYSIDKESKAPAGSLGSFSTEKIEPKHEEWEDTGDYMSVAPKREHPFRINSDGHYQKERNSNMKTPMSPPCTDTFSLSPSEMRYRKLSPSEKQYRKSKKRFEHKQQHQKSLTSKRQKQVDFMGRETPSHKAPLTTPGEDSHFSYGQSSSTHLKQDSVTRGTTRSSPKSEKCTHSVKRSPLYKDNTYHSGGKYF